The Schistocerca gregaria isolate iqSchGreg1 chromosome 1, iqSchGreg1.2, whole genome shotgun sequence genome includes a window with the following:
- the LOC126358991 gene encoding uncharacterized protein LOC126358991, which translates to MQALLLFTVASLVAMAASEAPSTSYGAPFRQPQRLQTQPQQQPQAFAQSQAQPAFAAPQSFSGFSAAVFRPQFFIPQQDSSRLTDIYRLPSFTTVAPTTTEAATTTTEAPSTTVSAPYNYGNAAVREAEESGVYYVLQPDGRLQRIAYAHGPAPVSAAPQQQRAASSELSALQQPALTPGYLARFQYQDLHPAGAPVYSYKQPELVRIN; encoded by the exons ATGCAG GCCCTACTGCTCTTCACCGTGGCGTCGCTAGTGGCGATGGCAGCGAGTGAAGCACCCTCCACGAGCTACGGAGCGCCCTTCCGCCAGCCTCAACGTCTCCAGACTCAGCCGCAGCAGCAGCCACAGGCATTCGCCCAGTCACAGGCGCAGCCGGCATTTGCGGCTCCACAGTCCTTCTCTGGATTCTCTGCGGCCGTCTTCCGGCCGCAGTTCTTCATTCCGCAGCAGGACTCGTCCCGTCTGACGGACATCTACCGCCTGCCTAGCTTCACTACTGTAGCCCCCACCACGACTGAGGCTGCCACAACCACTACTGAGGCCCCCTCCACTACTGTGTCAGCTCCTTACAAC TACGGGAACGCAGCAGTCCGTGAGGCGGAGGAGAGCGGCGTGTACTACGTGCTGCAGCCGGACGGCCGCCTGCAGCGCATCGCCTACGCCCACGGTCCCGCCCCCGTCTCCGCCGCCCCCCAGCAGCAGCGCGCCGCCTCCAGTGAGCTGTCTGCCCTGCAGCAGCCAGCGCTCACCCCCGGCTACCTGGCGCGCTTCCAGTACCAGGACCTGCATCCTGCCGGCGCTCCCGTCTACTCCTACAAGCAACCTGAGCTCGTGCGCATCAACTAG